A stretch of the Amycolatopsis sp. BJA-103 genome encodes the following:
- a CDS encoding RidA family protein, translated as MTNEHPYPPAFRSGDLVSVSGRLGVTEPGDLVPGGFDAECPQAFANLDAALRSVGASRADVVKVVVYLIDIVDRDGLNRVYEEFFAEPRPARTCVGVASLPYGGAVEVEALARVRDV; from the coding sequence GTGACCAACGAGCATCCGTATCCCCCGGCCTTCCGCAGCGGTGACCTGGTTTCCGTGTCCGGACGGCTCGGCGTGACCGAGCCCGGTGACCTGGTGCCCGGCGGATTCGACGCCGAATGCCCGCAGGCCTTCGCGAATCTCGACGCCGCGCTGCGTTCGGTGGGCGCGAGCCGGGCCGACGTGGTGAAGGTCGTCGTCTATCTGATCGACATCGTCGACCGCGACGGCCTCAACCGCGTCTACGAAGAGTTCTTCGCCGAGCCGCGGCCCGCCCGCACATGCGTCGGCGTCGCGTCGCTGCCCTACGGTGGCGCCGTCGAAGTCGAGGCCCTCGCCCGAGTACGCGATGTCTGA
- a CDS encoding helix-turn-helix transcriptional regulator encodes MSEQDAILDALAPVADGIAATLGSFCEVVVHDFRRPEKSVVAIAGSVTDRSVGGSMSEIGMGLLARGDEAEDQLNYVTRTASGKLVKSSTMLLRDSGGSVFGALCVNLDVTVLGQLRTLVGELADVGTATETPTTTFGDDVDAVVDAIVDEHQLRLNKPWAALSREERLDLFRSLHARGVFAVRRAVPQVAARIGISRASAYNYLSEIRDQGAS; translated from the coding sequence ATGTCTGAGCAGGACGCGATCCTCGACGCGCTCGCCCCGGTCGCCGACGGCATCGCGGCGACGCTGGGCTCGTTCTGCGAGGTCGTCGTCCACGACTTCCGGCGGCCGGAGAAGTCCGTGGTGGCGATCGCCGGCTCGGTCACCGATCGCAGCGTCGGCGGGTCGATGAGCGAGATCGGCATGGGCCTGCTCGCCCGCGGTGACGAGGCCGAAGACCAGCTGAACTACGTCACCCGGACGGCGTCCGGGAAGCTGGTGAAGTCTTCGACCATGCTGCTGCGCGACAGCGGCGGCTCCGTGTTCGGCGCGCTGTGCGTGAACCTCGACGTCACCGTGCTGGGCCAACTGCGGACGCTGGTCGGCGAACTCGCCGACGTCGGCACCGCCACCGAAACACCGACGACCACCTTCGGCGACGACGTCGACGCGGTGGTGGACGCGATCGTCGACGAGCATCAGCTGCGGCTGAACAAACCCTGGGCCGCGCTCAGCCGCGAAGAACGCCTCGACCTGTTCCGCAGCCTGCACGCGCGCGGCGTCTTCGCCGTGCGGCGGGCGGTGCCGCAGGTCGCGGCCCGGATCGGCATCTCACGCGCGTCCGCTTACAACTACCTCTCCGAAATCCGTGATCAAGGAGCATCATGA
- a CDS encoding pyridoxal-phosphate dependent enzyme, protein MTAPVTIDDIRDAAARLAGVAHRTPVVRSRTLDDLVGAEVFIKCENLQRVGAFKFRGAYNAASRLSPEQLAKGIAAYSSGNHAQAVALAARELGSSAVILIPEDTPQSKKDATAGYGAEIVTYDRYTGDRVAIGEALAAERGLALIPPYEHPHVIAGQGTAALELLEETGSLETLVVPVGGGGLIAGSSTAAKAVQPGIRVVGVEPEAGDDTKRSLEAGERVSIPVPRTIADGQAAEIPGELTFSINRKLVDDIALVTDDQVRNAMRFAFERLKLVMEPSGATGLAALLSGQVPVSGRVGVIISGGNVSPERFAELIAR, encoded by the coding sequence ATGACCGCCCCCGTGACCATCGACGACATCCGTGACGCCGCCGCCCGCCTGGCAGGCGTCGCGCACCGGACCCCGGTCGTGCGTTCCCGTACCCTCGACGACCTCGTCGGCGCCGAGGTCTTCATCAAATGCGAGAACCTCCAGCGTGTCGGGGCCTTCAAGTTCCGCGGCGCGTACAACGCCGCCTCCCGGCTCTCGCCGGAACAGCTGGCCAAGGGCATCGCCGCCTACTCCTCGGGCAACCACGCCCAGGCCGTCGCGCTCGCCGCACGGGAACTCGGGAGCAGCGCGGTCATCCTGATCCCGGAGGACACCCCGCAGTCCAAAAAGGACGCCACCGCGGGCTACGGCGCCGAGATCGTCACCTACGACCGCTACACCGGCGACCGCGTCGCGATCGGTGAAGCGCTGGCGGCCGAACGCGGCCTGGCGCTCATCCCGCCGTACGAGCACCCGCACGTGATCGCCGGACAGGGCACGGCGGCGCTGGAACTGCTGGAGGAGACCGGTTCGCTGGAGACCCTGGTCGTCCCGGTCGGCGGCGGTGGCCTGATCGCGGGCAGCTCGACCGCCGCGAAGGCCGTGCAGCCCGGTATCCGGGTCGTCGGTGTGGAACCCGAGGCGGGCGACGACACCAAACGCTCACTGGAAGCGGGCGAACGCGTCTCGATCCCGGTCCCCCGGACGATCGCCGACGGCCAGGCCGCCGAGATCCCCGGCGAGCTGACCTTCTCGATCAACCGGAAGCTCGTCGACGACATCGCGCTGGTCACCGACGACCAGGTCCGGAACGCGATGCGGTTCGCGTTCGAGCGGCTGAAGCTCGTCATGGAGCCGAGCGGGGCGACCGGTCTCGCCGCGCTGCTCAGCGGTCAGGTGCCCGTCTCGGGCCGGGTCGGGGTGATCATCAGCGGCGGGAACGTCAGCCCGGAACGCTTCGCGGAACTGATCGCGCGCTGA
- a CDS encoding alpha/beta hydrolase, with protein sequence MNRTWRWGLLVLSMVAVLGSSIPASAAPTRATADNGAKVVEETWLDARTVDLKISSPALGTTGMVRLFVPTGWAAQPTRTWPTLYLLHGCCEPVDYRSWDQFTDAKAFTADKDALVVMPTGGPAGMYTKWWNFGLKSTPDWDTFHTLEVRQIVERGYRAGTRRAIAGLSIGGYGALAYSFKHKGMFAAAASYSGVPNTLNQGAPLFIQGILARAGIFNYLELWGDSWGMRPLWTANNPFDHVDDLRGTALYVSCGTGKTGPLDPPGQSDFFEPAALTSSVSFTDRLKSKGIPVTVDYYGDGTHSWPYWQRALRNSWPVLAGGLGL encoded by the coding sequence ATGAACCGAACGTGGCGGTGGGGGCTGCTGGTGTTGTCCATGGTCGCCGTGCTGGGAAGCTCGATCCCCGCGAGCGCGGCCCCGACGCGGGCCACTGCGGACAACGGCGCGAAGGTCGTCGAGGAGACCTGGCTGGACGCGCGCACGGTCGACCTCAAGATCAGCTCGCCCGCGCTCGGCACCACCGGCATGGTCCGCCTGTTCGTCCCGACGGGCTGGGCCGCGCAACCCACGCGGACCTGGCCCACGCTGTACCTGCTGCACGGCTGCTGCGAACCGGTCGACTACCGGTCGTGGGACCAGTTCACCGACGCCAAGGCGTTCACCGCGGACAAGGACGCCCTCGTCGTCATGCCGACCGGCGGTCCCGCCGGGATGTACACCAAGTGGTGGAACTTCGGGCTCAAGAGCACGCCGGATTGGGACACCTTCCACACCTTGGAAGTACGGCAGATCGTCGAACGCGGTTACCGGGCAGGCACCCGCCGGGCGATCGCCGGACTGTCGATCGGCGGGTACGGCGCGCTCGCGTATTCGTTCAAGCACAAGGGGATGTTCGCCGCGGCGGCGTCGTACAGCGGCGTGCCGAACACGCTGAATCAGGGAGCGCCGCTGTTCATCCAGGGAATCCTGGCCCGCGCGGGGATCTTCAACTACCTCGAACTGTGGGGTGACAGCTGGGGGATGCGGCCGTTGTGGACGGCGAACAATCCCTTCGATCACGTCGACGACCTGCGCGGCACGGCACTCTACGTCTCGTGCGGAACCGGGAAGACCGGCCCGCTTGACCCGCCGGGGCAGTCCGACTTCTTCGAACCGGCGGCGTTGACGTCTTCCGTGAGTTTCACGGATCGGCTGAAGTCCAAGGGGATTCCGGTGACCGTCGACTACTACGGCGACGGGACCCACAGTTGGCCCTACTGGCAACGGGCGTTGCGCAACTCCTGGCCGGTACTGGCCGGCGGACTCGGCCTCTGA
- a CDS encoding acyl-CoA carboxylase subunit beta, translating to MTDVPFAPTTAFRIADLAARQEEAVRIAEKRAVDRQHAKGKLTARERIDLLLDPGSFVELDQFARHRCTEFGMDANRPYGDGVVTGHGTVDGRQICVFSQDFTVFGGSMGEVFGEKVLKVMDLAMTLGCPVVGINDSGGARIQEGVVSLAYYAELGRRNALASGVIPQISLIMGPCAGGAVYSPAITDFTVMVDETAHMFVTGPDVVHAVSGERVTAQQLGGAAVNSEISGNAHHRAVGEQDAIDWVQTLLGYLPSNNLDPVPDYADETAPDLTAADLELDRLIPDSLNQAYDMAEVILRLVDDGEFTEVHSAFAPNMICAFGRVQGRTVGVVANQPRHQAGVIDIDASEKAARFVRFCDAFDIPILTLADVPGYLPGADQERHGIIRRGAKLIYAYAEATVPKVTVVIRKAYGGGYAVMGSKHLGADVNLAWPTAEIAVMGAEGAVRVLHRRELAALPPEQRSVEQRRLTEAYRKRHSNPYLAAERGYVDQVIAPSETRLQVSRALRALRTKRQTLPAKKHGNIPL from the coding sequence ATGACCGACGTCCCGTTCGCTCCGACGACGGCGTTCCGGATCGCCGATCTCGCCGCCCGCCAGGAAGAGGCCGTCCGGATCGCCGAGAAGCGAGCCGTCGACCGGCAGCACGCCAAGGGCAAGCTGACCGCGCGCGAACGCATCGACCTGTTGCTGGACCCGGGTTCCTTCGTCGAACTCGACCAGTTCGCCCGGCATCGGTGCACCGAATTCGGGATGGACGCCAACCGGCCCTACGGCGACGGCGTGGTGACCGGGCACGGCACCGTCGACGGCAGGCAGATCTGCGTGTTCTCGCAGGACTTCACCGTGTTCGGCGGCAGCATGGGCGAGGTCTTCGGCGAGAAGGTCCTCAAGGTGATGGACCTGGCGATGACGCTGGGCTGCCCGGTGGTCGGGATCAACGATTCCGGCGGCGCCCGGATTCAGGAAGGCGTCGTCTCACTGGCCTACTACGCCGAACTCGGCAGGCGCAACGCGCTGGCCTCCGGCGTCATCCCGCAGATCTCGCTGATCATGGGCCCCTGCGCCGGTGGTGCGGTCTACTCGCCGGCGATCACCGATTTCACGGTGATGGTCGACGAGACCGCGCACATGTTCGTCACCGGGCCGGACGTCGTGCACGCCGTCAGCGGCGAGCGGGTCACCGCCCAGCAGCTCGGCGGCGCCGCGGTGAACAGCGAGATCTCCGGCAACGCCCACCACCGGGCCGTCGGCGAGCAGGACGCGATCGACTGGGTGCAGACCTTGCTCGGCTATTTGCCGTCCAACAACCTTGACCCCGTCCCGGACTACGCCGACGAGACCGCTCCCGACCTCACCGCCGCCGATCTCGAGCTCGACAGGCTGATTCCCGATTCGCTGAACCAGGCCTACGACATGGCCGAGGTGATCCTCCGCCTCGTCGACGATGGCGAGTTCACCGAGGTGCACAGTGCCTTCGCGCCCAACATGATCTGCGCGTTCGGCCGGGTGCAGGGCCGCACGGTCGGCGTCGTCGCCAACCAGCCGCGACATCAGGCGGGCGTGATCGACATCGACGCCTCGGAGAAGGCCGCGCGGTTCGTGCGGTTCTGCGACGCTTTCGACATCCCGATCCTGACCCTCGCCGACGTCCCCGGCTATCTGCCCGGCGCGGACCAGGAACGGCACGGCATCATCCGCCGCGGCGCGAAACTGATCTACGCCTACGCCGAAGCGACCGTGCCGAAGGTGACCGTGGTGATCCGCAAGGCATACGGCGGCGGCTACGCGGTGATGGGCTCGAAGCATCTCGGCGCGGACGTCAACCTGGCCTGGCCCACCGCGGAGATCGCGGTGATGGGCGCCGAGGGCGCGGTGCGGGTGCTGCACCGGCGCGAGCTGGCCGCGCTGCCTCCGGAACAGCGGTCCGTCGAACAACGGCGGCTTACCGAGGCGTACCGCAAACGGCATTCGAACCCGTACCTCGCCGCGGAACGCGGCTACGTCGACCAGGTCATCGCGCCGTCGGAGACCCGCCTGCAAGTGTCCAGGGCGCTGCGCGCGCTGCGGACCAAACGGCAGACCCTCCCGGCCAAGAAGCACGGAAACATCCCTTTGTGA